The Anaerobacillus sp. CMMVII region AGCCTAGGAATTGGACACCCTTATTTAACAGGTATTGGTGGTTTTGCGCCGAAAATTAAACCTGAAAATGTTGTCATCATTGGTGCACGTTCACTAGATGATGGAGAAAAAGAACTGATTCGCGAAAAAGGTATTAAAGTTTACACAATGCACGAAATTGATCGTTTAGGGATGACGAAAGTAATGGAAGAAGCTATGGCACATGTTACAAATGGAACGGATGGAGTTCATTTAAGTCTAGATTTAGATGCCATTGATCCACATGATGCTCCTGGAGTAGGTACACCTGTCTTAGGAGGTACTTCTTACCGTGAAACGCATTTAGCGATGGAAATGCTAGCTGAAGCAGGAATCATTACCTCAGCAGAGTTTGTTGAAGTTAACCCGATCTTAGACGATAAAAATACAACAGCAACAGTAGCTGTAGCATTAATGGGCTCACTGTTTGGTGAAAAACTTCTTTAAATAAGAAAGAGTGTACTGAATGAGCCGAGGGCCCAAACGATACACTCTTTTTAATTGAGACTAAAGGTAAGTTAGAAAAGCAGTCGCAAAGCTAAAATATACGATTAATGAGAAGATATCGTTCAATGTTGTAATCAGAGGTCCTGAGGCAATCGCCGGGTCTATACCAAAGCGATAGAGAACTAGGGGAATTACCGTCCCCGCAAGTGTCCCGATGATTAAAGTCAAAATTAACGATCCGCCTACAACTAAGGAATAAATGGGGCCTAACCATACGAATGCGATAATTGCAATTAAAAGTCCACAGGTGACCCCCAATGATAATTCCTACCCCACTTTCGCGCGCGATCAGTCTGATAACAGTCTTCTTGTCTAAATCATGGCTAATGAGACCACGGACGACTACGGCTAACGATTGTGTCCCCGTATTCCGGTCATCCCGGCAATCATTGGCATAAAAAAGACTAACGCCACAAATTCTTCTAACGTATCTTCAAATCCACTAATGATACTTCCTGAAATTAACCCTATAAATAATAATAAAATCAACCAGGGTAAACGTCGAAATGAAGCGGTAGTCGCTTTCGTGTTAAAATCGATATCTTTACCAGATGCCGATAACTTTTCAATGTCTTCATTGGCCTCTTGAATAACGACGTCAAGGACGTCATCGACAGTAACGATTCCTAATAGCTTTTTATTCTCATCAACAACAGGAACAGCGACAAAGTCATATCTCTCAATGAGCTGTGCAACTTCTTCCTGGTCTAAATCAACGGGTACAGAAATAACTCGATTAAACATGATGTCACTTATTTTTTCATCAATATCACTTAAAAGTAGGTCCCGGTATGAGACAACCCCTACTAGCTCCTTGTTCTCGTTAATGACATAAAGGTAGTATATGGTGTGATTCATTTCGGCAAAATCTTTAAGCTTGTCCACAGCATCTCTGACTGTATAATCGTCATTAATCCAAACAAACTGATTTGACATGAGTCCCCCGGCTGTTTCTGGGGCATAGCTCATTAGATTTTGGACATAAGTAGAATCTTCAGTTTTCATTGTCGAAAGATATTCTTGAATTTTTTCAACTGAGAGCTCATTTAATAAGTCAGCAAGATCATCATTTTCCATTAAATCCATTACCTTTGATGACTTCTCAATCCCAAGTCGATGCAGAATATCAATCTGCAGGTCACTTTCTAATTCTTGAATCAAATCAGCTATTTGCTGTGGTGTTAGGTACAAAAGAAATTTAAAGTGATGTTTTCCCGGAAGATTACGATATAGTTGAGCGATATCATAAGGCTGTAACTCATCAACCACTTTTTCAATAGCACCTTTTTTGTTTTCTTTTAGATATTTAATGATGAGAACAGTTAATTGATCTTCATTCATAGTCGCACTTCCTTACATTAAAAAATTTGTTGGAGGCATCCCTAGGTACTACACTATAAAAAAAATACAAATTAGTAAATATAAATTTCGTTGTTATCTCTTAGATAATTGTCTTTTTTCTAACAATGTAACAATTAATGATCCGACTAACAGGAATAAAAGGGTGACTATTTGGCTGAAATAATTAGATACAATCGAAATTCCGCTTCCGAGGCTTGCTCCCAATAACAAAATAAAACTATACATTGAAATCGTTAAACTACGATTTTCACCACCCTTGACACCTAGTAGGTGAATGAGTGAAGGGATAATAATTGCAATTCCTGCAACAAAAGCAATGGTACCAAACGCAATAATGAAAATATTTGTAATCATGCTTAGAATTAATCCAAGTAATGATAATAAAAGACCTGCAATAATCGTGTTTTCAAAACCGATACGATGGCCAATCTTTACAGAAAAAACCGTTACAATTAAACCGATTAATCCAAAAGCTCTGATAGCAAAAATAGCTTGTTCAGATAGTGATAACGTATGTTGAAAGAAATTTTCAAGACTTGTATAGTATGCAACAAAAGCTAACAGAGTAGTAAATGTAATGAAATAAAGCTTTTTGAGGTCTTTTTGCAAAGGGAGTTTAGCTAATAACCTTATGAGCTGTATGAGTGAACGTTTTTCCTGCTTGATTTGGGGCTTAGGTAGTTTCTTGATTGCATAAATTAAAAGGGCTATATAAGAAATGGCTAACGTAAGAAAAATTGCTTGCCAATGGAAAAATAAATTCACAGATGAACTAAGCAATTGACCGAGCACACCAGCCGACAAGAAGCCAGTGTTAATGACTCCAACAGTTATACCGTGATGTTTTTTTTCTAATACATTCAAGACATAGATAAAGGATACAGGCGCAAATGAAGCAGCCCAAAACCCCTGAAGACCTCTTATAATAAGGAAGTTAGTAAAATTAGTAATGAAGAAACTAATGATCATCAACATACTTAAAATAAGTAATCCAAAGCAAATCGTCTCCTTTAGTCCAAAGCGTTCTGATAATGGTCCAAAAAAGATAAGGCCAACTGCATAAAAAAAGAAAATACACTAATCGATAAACTCGCTTCCGTAGTTGAAATCAAAAACGTTTCAGATATTTCACCGAGTAAAGGAATGAGGATATATAAGTTTGAGACGATTAGTATCGCTAAGAATGCAAAGATAATCAGAATATGACTAAACACATAGTTAACACTCTTAGAGTGATCCATTTATAGGCCCCCTTACTTAAACAGAGATTTTTCTAGTTGTAAGTATTATCTAAAATTACTTTTCATCGATTATATATATGTAAAAACTTCCACAAGTGCCTTTAAATATTCAAAACTAGTAAGCTTTATATAATGAAGATTAGGAGCAAATGTATTATAATAATAGAGATATGAAATACCTTATAGGGTTTTTGTAAACTAATTAACTGAGGTGGAGTAAGTGATGAGATTACTTAAGTTTTCAATAATAGGACTATTGCTTCTTATTTTAGCTACGGGGTGTGATGCAGAGTCATTAACAGGGGTTAAGCAAATAAGTGTAAACGATATACCCCAACGTATGGCCGAGTCAGTGGAAAAAAATGATGGAGCAATTTATATCGATGTTAGAGAAGAATATGAGTATAATGAGGCCTATATTGAAGGCTTTGTAAATTTCCCTTTAAGTACACTAGGAGAAACGTATACTGAACTACCACAGGATAAGGAAATTATTATTATTTGCCGTAGTGGTAACCGTAGTATGCAAGCAGCCACAATGTTGCAAGAAAAGGGTTATGAAAATGTTACGAACGTCCAAGGCGCTATGCTAGATTGGAAAGGCGAGACGAAGTCGAATAATTAAATGTAGAATGTAGAATGTAGAATGGGGAAAGTAACGCTTCGAAGCGTTACAGAACCAGGATGCATTCTTATTTTTTTGATGAAGAGTGTTTTAAAAAGAATTCTTCGCTTGAAATAGATACATCATTTACATTCTAAGTTCTACATTTAAATAAGAAAAAAGATGCATACGCTAATGGGTTCCGTTTCCTATCACAACATTAAAAATGCAAGTCAAAATGAGTGCAAATTTACACTCAATTTTTATTGGTGTAAAGCTATTGGGTAGGGATAACATAAAAATTTGTTTAGTGAAATGCACCCCAGAATGTAGGGGGACAATGGCTGTTGTACCCCCACAATTTTACCCTCAAGTTGAAATACAATTTATCTTACAAAAATTAAAAATAACCGGAGATTTTCCGGTTAAATTGTAGATAGAGTTCGATTCAGGGGAAATAAGCGTAGATTTTCCGGTTAAGCAAAGAAAAATTACCCATTTTCACGTTTTTTGAGTAAATAGTCGGAATTACTCCGTCTATTTAAGCTATTTTTAGTGCTATTTTTTTAATAAGGGAAATTTCTCCGTTTATTTATGAACCCCTGCCGATTCCCTCATCTGGTTCCGTTCTTTTATGGTTTGGGAAGGCGCAAAAGATTTTTGGGGCATTCAACAGGCAACAAAAAAAGGCTCAGAATAGTGAACTGAGCCTCTTTTTGTTTGCAAAAACAGATACAAAAGAACCTACAAATTGGGTACATTTTCGTTTTTTGCGACAGGAATCTGAAACCGTTAGGCATACGCCTCTTTTTTTCTTATTTAATCAGATAATTAAACACCGGTGATCCAGGTGGTGCGTTTACGATCATATCGTATACAGGAATTGTGTAAGCGAAGATGATTAGTAATGCAGCAATACCGATCCAAAGCTTCCAGTTTTCGAAGATCGCTGGAGTAGTAGATGCATCTGTAGCAGGTTCACTAACTGGGAACTCTGTTTCACCTTTTGGTGCTAACCAAGTCATATAAATAAAGTTATAGAACATTAGAAGTGAAGCAGCTGTTAAGATAACTGCACCAATCGCAACTGTAATGTAGTTAGTGAAAACTCCACTAAACCATTCTAAGGCAATCGGATGATCTTGATAAGTTGTATAAGCAGTACGACGAGGTGCTCCTAAAAGTCCTAGTAAATGCATCGCACCAGACATAAAGAACATACCGATCGTCCATAACCATGTTTGTACCATTCCTAAACGG contains the following coding sequences:
- the rocF gene encoding arginase, which translates into the protein MKRKISIIGVPMDLGQRRRGVDMGPSAIRYANVVERLQSLDYEVNDIGDIEIGRPNRFDVIDEENLKDLKEVVKANQKLASAVSDIVAMGQFPLVLGGDHSIAIGTLAGVAEHHKNLGVIWFDAHGDLNTGETSPSGNIHGMSLAVSLGIGHPYLTGIGGFAPKIKPENVVIIGARSLDDGEKELIREKGIKVYTMHEIDRLGMTKVMEEAMAHVTNGTDGVHLSLDLDAIDPHDAPGVGTPVLGGTSYRETHLAMEMLAEAGIITSAEFVEVNPILDDKNTTATVAVALMGSLFGEKLL
- a CDS encoding MFS transporter yields the protein MFFFYAVGLIFFGPLSERFGLKETICFGLLILSMLMIISFFITNFTNFLIIRGLQGFWAASFAPVSFIYVLNVLEKKHHGITVGVINTGFLSAGVLGQLLSSSVNLFFHWQAIFLTLAISYIALLIYAIKKLPKPQIKQEKRSLIQLIRLLAKLPLQKDLKKLYFITFTTLLAFVAYYTSLENFFQHTLSLSEQAIFAIRAFGLIGLIVTVFSVKIGHRIGFENTIIAGLLLSLLGLILSMITNIFIIAFGTIAFVAGIAIIIPSLIHLLGVKGGENRSLTISMYSFILLLGASLGSGISIVSNYFSQIVTLLFLLVGSLIVTLLEKRQLSKR
- a CDS encoding rhodanese-like domain-containing protein yields the protein MRLLKFSIIGLLLLILATGCDAESLTGVKQISVNDIPQRMAESVEKNDGAIYIDVREEYEYNEAYIEGFVNFPLSTLGETYTELPQDKEIIIICRSGNRSMQAATMLQEKGYENVTNVQGAMLDWKGETKSNN